Proteins from a genomic interval of Papaver somniferum cultivar HN1 chromosome 4, ASM357369v1, whole genome shotgun sequence:
- the LOC113271383 gene encoding protein DEK-like, which translates to MATTETLKKVDEEEVLTPPSDTEMAEKDEESGGEEEEEKENTKPKIEESKKRRGNRKKSEEEVDEEEGEEEVKGKSTSSNKKRRGSSSSNEAPVTPIDRPSRERKTVERYSAPSIERSATPKSLSIEQGPGTQLKDIPNVAFKLSKRKPDDSLQMLHAILFGKKAKVHLLKRNINQFSGFVWVENEEKHRGKLKEKLDKYVKEKLMDFCDILDIPIIRTRIKKEELVEKLVEFLESPHATTEVSLAEKKQLEEAKKKKKRSKASGETQTKKRKQSTEVKKKKESSSKAEEKEEDVDEADSVETGGESDEDSEQKEASDQGDSESEEAEKEKEQESKRGSGKKKTKGGSEMKPEVEKGTPAKSGKSPAKSSENKKTPASKKSPKVDDESAKAKILTSKKKKEDEKKSQKNQDAKNETSNKKSKTVGKSSGKEQGKGKASAKPKTEPSREEMHAAVSNILKEVDFNTATLSDILRQLGTHFGIDLMHKKAEVKGIIEDVINNMTDEEEEEGAEDENAAKDGSEDEAGKDNSDS; encoded by the exons ATGGCTActactgaaaccctaaagaaggtTGATGAGGAGGAGGTACTAACACCTCCTTCTGATACAGAAATGGCGGAGAAAGATGAGGAAAGTGgaggagaagaggaagaagagaaagagaatacTAAGCCTAAAATTGAGGAATCAAAGAAAAGGAGAGGAAATAGAAAGAAAAGTGAGGAGGAAGTAGATGAGGAGGAAGGAGAGGAGGAAGTGAAGGGGAAGAGTACTTCAAGTAATAAGAAGAGAAGAGGAAGTTCTAGTTCGAATGAAGCACCAGTGACACCAATTGATAGGCCTTCTAGAGAAAGGAAAACTGTAGAGAGGTATTCAGCTCCTTCTATTGAAAGAAGTGCTACACCTAAAAGCTTGTCCATTGAGCAG GGTCCTGGAACTCAATTGAAGGACATACCAAATG TTGCTTTCAAGTTATCAAAGAGAAAACCTGATGATAGCCTGCAGATGCTTCATGCAATTCTATTTGGGAAGAAAGCAAAG GTGCATCTTTTGAAGAGAAATATAAACCAGTTTTCTGGCTTTGTGTGGGTGGAAAATGAG GAAAAACACCGGGGAAAGTTAAAGGAAAAGCTTGACAAATATGTTAAAGAAAAGTTAATGGATTTCTGTGATATACTTGATATTCCAATCATTAGGACGAGAATAAAGAAG GAAGAGCTCGTAGAAAAACTTGTTGAGTTTTTGGAATCCCCACATGCTACAACAGAAGTTTCACTTGCTGAAAAGAAACAG TTGGaggaagcaaaaaagaaaaagaagaggtcCAAAGCAAGTGGAGAGACACAAACCAAG AAACGGAAGCAAAGCACTGAAgttaaaaagaagaaagagagttCCTCTAAAGCGGAGGAAAAGGAAGAAGATGTAGATGAAGCTGACTCTGTGGAAACTGGAGGTGAGTCCGATGAGGATTCAGAGCAGAAGGAAGCAAGTGATCAAGGAGATAGTGAATCAGAGGAAGCAGAGAAAGAAAAGGAGCAAGAGAGCAAACGAGGTTCTGGTAAGAAGAAAACGAAAGGGGGATCTGAGATGAAGCCCGAGGTTGAGAAGGGTACTCCTGCAAAATCTGGAAAAAGCCCTGCAAAATCTTCGGAAAACAAAAAGACGCCGGCTTCCAAGAAAAGTCCTAAGGTTGATGATGAATCAGCTAAAGCCAAGATTTTGAcgagtaaaaagaagaaagaggatGAGAAGAAAAGCCAGAAGAATCAGGATGCCAAAAATGAAACAAGCAATAAAAAGTCCAAGACTGTTGGAAAGTCTTCTGGCAAGGaacaag GTAAGGGCAAAGCAAGTGCTAAGCCAAAGACAGAACCCAGCAGAGAAGAGATGCATGCTGCAGTGAGTAATATACTGAAAGAAGTGGACTTCAACACC GCAACTTTATCTGATATTCTCAGACAACTAG GGACCCATTTTGGTATTGATCTAATGCACAAAAAGGCAGAGGTGAAGGGCATAATCGAAGATGTCATAAACAATATGACAgacgaagaggaggaagagggagCTGAAGATGAGAATGCTGcaaaggatggttcagaagaTGAGGCAGGCAAAGATAACAGCGATTCTTAG